A window from Setaria italica strain Yugu1 chromosome VIII, Setaria_italica_v2.0, whole genome shotgun sequence encodes these proteins:
- the LOC101775632 gene encoding heat shock cognate 70 kDa protein — protein MAWKVPDTAIGIDLGTTYSCVGVWQNGRVEIVANDQGNRTTPSYVAFTSSKRLIGDAAKNQAEMNPANTIFDSKRLIGRRFTDASVQNDIKHWPFKVISGPEDKPMIVVKYKGVEHQFAAEEISSMVLVKMRETAEAYLGRTVKDAVVTVPACSTDLQRQATWNAGVLAGLNVIRIIPEPTAAAMAYGLHNKVNEWGNRLENALVFDLGGGTFDVSLVCIEYQMFEVVATAGDPHLGGEDFDNRMVNHFVQEFKRKKKKDISGNPRALRRLRTACERAKRALSSTKETVIEISCLYEDIDFYSTITRARFEELNMDLFRKCMDIVEDCLSDARMDKSSVHAVVLIGGSSRIPKIQQLLQELFNGKELYKSINPDEAVAYGAALQAAIMTGQDHNSINDLLLLDATPLSLGLGTKGGDMTVMIPRNTCIPTLKEIVISTDYDNQPCICIQVYEGEGTKTCENNLLGEFEFSIPPASKGVPQIIAGFGIDTNGILEVSAKDETTGQKKEVTINKRFHLKQ, from the exons ATGGCCTGGAAAGTCCCTGATACTGCCATTGGGATCGATCTTGGCACGACCTACTCCTGCGTCGGCGTCTGGCAGAACGGCCGCGTCGAGATCGTCGCCAACGACCAAGGCAACAGAACCACCCCATCCTACGTTGCCTTCACCAGCTCCAAGCGCCTCATCGGGGATGCGGCCAAGAACCAGGCCGAAATGAACCCGGCTAACACAATTTTCG ATTCCAAGCGGCTCATTGGTAGGAGATTTACTGATGCTTCTGTACAGAATGACATTAAGCACTGGCCCTTCAAGGTCATTTCTGGACCTGAAGACAAGCCTATGATTGTTGTTAAATACAAGGGTGTGGAGCATCAATTCGCAGCTGAAGAGATTTCCTCAATGGTTCTCGTCAAGATGCGGGAGACTGCTGAAGCCTACCTTGGCAGAACCGTCAAGGATGCTGTTGTCACTGTTCCTGCTTGCTCCACCGACTTGCAGCGGCAGGCCACCTGGAATGCAGGAGTGCTTGCTGGTCTTAATGTAATACGTATCATCCCTGAGCCGACTGCTGCTGCTATGGCTTATGGCCTTCACAACAAGGTTAACGAGTGGGGTAATCGGTTAGAGAATGCTCTCGTCTTTGACCTTGGAGGTGGTACCTTTGATGTCTCCCTTGTCTGTATCGAGTATCAGATGTTTGAGGTCGTGGCCACAGCTGGTGACCCTCACCTTGGTGGTGAGGACTTTGACAACCGCATGGTGAACCACTTTGTCCAAGAGTttaagagaaagaagaagaaggacatcAGTGGCAACCCCAGGGCTCTTAGGAGACTGAGGACAGCCTGCGAGAGGGCCAAGAGGGCCCTCTCCTCCACTAAAGAGACCGTCATTGAGATCAGTTGTTTGTATGAGGACATCGACTTCTACTCAACTATCACCCGTGCCAGGTTTGAGGAACTCAACATGGATCTCTTCAGGAAGTGTATGGACATTGTGGAGGACTGCCTCAGTGATGCTCGCATGGACAAGAGCTCAGTTCATGCTGTTGTTCTTATTGGTGGCTCCTCTAGAATTCCAAAGATTCAGCAGCTTCTCCAGGAGCTCTTCAACGGGAAGGAGCTTTATAAGAGCATCAACCCTGACGAAGCTGTTGCCTATGGTGCTGCTTTGCAGGCTGCTATTATGACTGGACAGGACCACAATTCAATTAACGACCTCCTTTTGTTGGATGCTACCCCACTTTCTCTTGGTTTGGGGACGAAAGGGGGCGACATGACAGTGATGATTCCAAGGAACACGTGTATCCCCACCTTGAAGGAGATAGTCATATCTACCGACTATGACAACCAACCTTGTATCTGTATCCAGGTTTACGAGGGTGAAGGGACCAAGACTTGCGAAAATAACCTGTTGGGCGAGTTTGAGTTCTCCATTCCTCCAGCATCCAAAGGCGTTCCACAAATAATTGCGGGCTTCGGGATCGATACCAACGGTATCCTGGAAGTCTCTGCCAAGGACGAAACCACTGGCCAGAAGAAGGAGGTCACCATCAACAAGAGGTTCCATTTAAAACAATAA